A genomic region of Mycobacterium senriense contains the following coding sequences:
- a CDS encoding UDP-N-acetylmuramoyl-tripeptide--D-alanyl-D-alanine ligase, translating to MIDLTVAQIAEIVGGTLADISPRDAAELHVTGTVEFDSRAVKPGGLFLALPGARSDGHDHAASAVAAGAVAVLAARPVGVPAIVVAPEGASGSRAGVLEHDPDGSGAAVLAALARLAQAVAVELVAGGLTIVGITGSSGKTSTKDLVAAGLAPLGEVVAPPGSFNNELGHPWTVLRATADTDYLVLEMSARHPGNIAALAEIATPSIGVVLNVGTAHLGEFGSREAIAQTKSELPQSVPASGVVILNADDPAVAAMASVTVARVVRVARAERTNAGVSDLWAGPVSLDELARPRFTLYRREASGVTQVEVQLGVYGDHQVGNALCAAAVALECGAGLDQVSTALAGTGPVSRHRMQVTTRADGVTVIDDAYNANPDSMRAGLQALAWIAHGGRAGGGQSPAEKRRSWAVLGEMAELGEDAIAEHDRIGRLVVRLDVSRLVVVGSGRSMSAMHHGAVMEGSWGAADKGAVNVADSDAALALLRAEVQPGDVVLVKASNSAGLGALADALARDDREGGTRA from the coding sequence ATGATCGACCTGACCGTCGCCCAGATCGCCGAGATCGTCGGCGGCACCCTGGCCGACATCTCGCCGCGGGACGCCGCGGAACTGCACGTCACCGGGACGGTCGAATTCGACTCGCGCGCCGTCAAGCCCGGTGGCCTGTTCCTGGCGCTGCCGGGCGCGCGCTCGGACGGGCACGACCACGCGGCCTCGGCCGTGGCCGCCGGCGCGGTCGCGGTGCTGGCCGCGCGGCCGGTCGGGGTCCCCGCCATCGTCGTGGCACCAGAGGGGGCTTCGGGATCGCGGGCCGGGGTGCTCGAGCACGACCCGGACGGGTCCGGCGCGGCGGTGCTGGCCGCGCTGGCCAGGCTGGCCCAAGCGGTGGCCGTCGAACTGGTGGCCGGCGGGCTGACCATCGTCGGCATCACCGGATCGTCGGGGAAGACGTCGACCAAGGACCTGGTGGCCGCCGGGCTGGCGCCGCTGGGCGAGGTGGTGGCGCCGCCCGGGTCGTTCAACAACGAGCTGGGGCATCCGTGGACGGTGCTGCGCGCGACGGCCGACACCGACTACCTGGTCCTCGAGATGTCGGCCCGGCATCCCGGCAACATCGCCGCGCTGGCCGAGATCGCCACACCGTCCATCGGGGTGGTGCTCAACGTCGGCACCGCGCACCTGGGCGAATTCGGCTCACGCGAAGCCATTGCCCAGACGAAATCCGAACTGCCGCAATCCGTTCCGGCGTCCGGGGTGGTGATCCTGAACGCCGACGATCCGGCCGTGGCGGCCATGGCGAGCGTGACCGTGGCCCGGGTGGTCCGGGTCGCCCGCGCCGAGCGCACCAACGCGGGCGTCAGCGACCTGTGGGCCGGGCCGGTGTCGCTCGACGAGCTGGCCCGGCCGCGGTTCACCCTGTACCGACGCGAGGCGTCCGGGGTGACGCAGGTTGAGGTGCAACTGGGTGTCTACGGCGATCACCAGGTGGGCAACGCGCTGTGCGCGGCCGCGGTCGCGCTGGAATGCGGTGCCGGCCTCGATCAGGTGTCGACCGCACTCGCCGGGACGGGGCCGGTGTCGCGACACCGCATGCAGGTCACGACCCGCGCCGACGGCGTTACCGTGATCGACGATGCCTACAACGCCAACCCCGATTCGATGCGGGCCGGGTTGCAGGCGCTGGCCTGGATCGCCCACGGTGGGCGCGCGGGCGGCGGCCAAAGCCCCGCCGAAAAGCGCAGGAGCTGGGCGGTGCTCGGCGAGATGGCTGAGCTGGGTGAGGACGCCATAGCCGAGCACGATCGCATCGGCCGGCTGGTGGTGCGCTTAGATGTGTCTCGACTCGTTGTCGTGGGAAGTGGGAGGTCGATGAGCGCCATGCACCACGGAGCGGTCATGGAGGGTTCCTGGGGCGCAGCCGACAAGGGGGCCGTCAACGTCGCCGACAGCGATGCAGCGCTGGCGTTGCTGCGGGCCGAGGTGCAACCCGGCGACGTCGTGCTGGTCAAGGCGTCGAACTCCGCCGGGCTCGGTGCGCTGGCCGACGCGCTGGCCCGTGACGATCGCGAGGGCGGGACGCGCGCATGA
- the mraY gene encoding phospho-N-acetylmuramoyl-pentapeptide-transferase has translation MRQILIAVAVALTVSILLTPALIRLFTRQGFGHHTREDGPPTHHAKRGTPSMGGVAILAGIWAGYLGTHLAGMAFDGEGVTISGLLVLGLATVLGGVGFLDDIIKIRRSRNLGLNKTAKTIGQVAAAVLFGVLALHFHNNNGLTPASADLSYVREIATVTLAPGLFVLFCVVVVSAWSNAVNFTDGLDGLAAGSMAMVTAAYVLITFWQYRNACVTAPGLGCYNVRDPLDLALVAAATAGACIGFLWWNAAPAKIFMGDTGSLALGGIIAGLSVTSRTEILAVVLGSLFVAEVSSVVLQILTFRTTGRRVFRMAPFHHHFELAGWAETTVIIRFWLLTAIACGLGVALFYGEWLGAIGA, from the coding sequence ATGAGGCAGATCCTGATCGCCGTCGCCGTCGCATTGACCGTATCGATCCTGCTGACCCCGGCGCTGATCCGGCTGTTCACCCGGCAGGGCTTCGGCCATCACACCCGCGAGGACGGCCCGCCGACCCACCACGCCAAACGCGGCACGCCGTCGATGGGCGGCGTGGCCATCCTGGCCGGCATCTGGGCGGGCTACCTGGGCACGCACCTGGCCGGGATGGCCTTCGACGGCGAGGGCGTCACCATCTCCGGTCTGCTGGTGCTCGGCCTGGCGACCGTGCTCGGCGGCGTCGGATTCCTCGACGACATCATCAAGATCCGCAGGTCGCGCAACCTCGGCCTGAACAAGACGGCCAAGACCATCGGGCAGGTCGCCGCCGCGGTGCTGTTCGGCGTGCTGGCGCTGCACTTCCACAACAACAACGGCCTGACACCGGCCAGCGCGGACCTGTCCTACGTCCGCGAGATCGCCACCGTCACACTGGCCCCGGGCCTGTTCGTGTTGTTCTGCGTCGTCGTCGTCAGCGCCTGGTCCAACGCGGTCAACTTCACCGACGGTCTGGACGGGCTGGCCGCCGGGAGCATGGCGATGGTCACCGCTGCCTACGTGTTGATCACCTTTTGGCAGTACCGCAACGCCTGCGTCACCGCCCCCGGGCTGGGCTGCTACAACGTGCGCGATCCACTGGACCTGGCGCTGGTCGCGGCCGCCACCGCGGGCGCCTGCATCGGCTTTTTATGGTGGAACGCCGCGCCGGCCAAGATCTTCATGGGCGACACCGGATCCCTGGCCCTGGGCGGCATCATCGCGGGCCTCTCGGTCACCAGCCGCACCGAAATCCTCGCCGTCGTGCTGGGTTCGCTGTTCGTCGCCGAGGTCAGCTCGGTTGTGTTGCAGATCTTGACTTTTCGCACCACCGGGCGCCGGGTGTTCCGGATGGCGCCCTTTCATCACCATTTCGAACTGGCCGGCTGGGCCGAGACCACGGTCATCATCCGCTTCTGGCTGCTCACCGCGATCGCCTGCGGCCTGGGCGTGGCCCTTTTCTACGGTGAGTGGCTGGGCGCGATAGGTGCCTGA
- the murD gene encoding UDP-N-acetylmuramoyl-L-alanine--D-glutamate ligase codes for MSGLEAPLEPLAPGAPVLVAGGRVTGRAVQAALARFGATPTVCDDDPAMLRPYAERGIATVDPPTAIGRIADYALVVTSPGFQPTAPVLAAAAAAGVPIWGDVELAWRLDAAGVYGPPRRWLVVTGTNGKTTTTSMLHAMLTADGRRALLCGNIGDPVLDVLDQAAELLAVELSSFQLHWAPSLRPEAGVVLNIAEDHLDWHGSLAAYAAAKARVLDGRVAVVGLDDARAAALLDTARAPMRVGFRLGGPAAGELGVRDGHLVDRAFADDLALLPVGSIPVPGPVGVLDALAAAALARCVDVPAEPIAAAIASFRVGRHRAEVVAVADGITYVDDSKATNPHAAEASVLAYPRVVWIAGGLLKGASVDAEVARMASRLVGAVLIGRDRQEVAEALSRHAPDVPVLQVVTGEDADMDATAVVFGADVTEVKQTGDNLGSAVMNAAVAAARTVAQPGDTVLLAPAGASFDQFAGYADRGDAFAAAVRAALR; via the coding sequence ATGAGCGGTCTTGAGGCCCCGCTGGAACCGCTGGCGCCCGGCGCGCCGGTGCTGGTGGCCGGGGGACGTGTGACCGGCCGGGCGGTGCAGGCCGCGCTGGCACGCTTTGGCGCGACACCGACCGTGTGCGACGACGACCCGGCCATGCTGCGCCCGTACGCCGAGCGCGGCATCGCCACCGTCGACCCGCCGACCGCCATCGGGCGGATCGCCGACTACGCGTTGGTTGTCACCAGCCCGGGCTTCCAGCCGACGGCGCCGGTCCTGGCCGCCGCGGCGGCGGCCGGGGTGCCGATCTGGGGTGACGTGGAGCTGGCCTGGCGGCTGGACGCGGCGGGCGTGTACGGGCCGCCGCGGCGCTGGCTGGTGGTGACCGGCACCAATGGCAAGACGACGACCACGTCGATGTTGCACGCCATGCTCACCGCGGACGGCCGCCGCGCCCTGCTGTGCGGCAACATCGGCGACCCCGTCCTCGACGTGCTCGACCAAGCAGCCGAGCTGCTGGCCGTCGAGCTGTCCAGCTTCCAATTGCACTGGGCGCCGTCGCTGCGGCCCGAGGCCGGTGTGGTGCTCAACATCGCCGAGGACCATCTGGACTGGCACGGCAGCCTGGCCGCCTACGCGGCCGCCAAGGCGCGGGTGCTCGATGGCCGGGTGGCGGTGGTGGGCCTGGACGACGCCCGGGCGGCGGCCCTGTTGGACACCGCCCGGGCGCCGATGCGGGTCGGCTTCCGGCTGGGCGGACCCGCGGCGGGGGAGCTGGGCGTGCGCGACGGCCACCTGGTCGATCGCGCCTTCGCCGACGATCTGGCCCTGCTGCCGGTCGGCTCCATCCCGGTGCCGGGCCCGGTCGGGGTGCTCGACGCCCTGGCCGCCGCGGCGTTGGCGCGCTGCGTCGACGTGCCGGCCGAGCCGATCGCGGCCGCGATCGCCTCCTTCCGGGTGGGCCGGCACCGGGCCGAAGTCGTGGCCGTCGCCGACGGCATCACCTACGTCGACGACTCCAAGGCCACCAACCCGCACGCGGCCGAGGCGTCCGTGCTGGCCTACCCCCGCGTCGTGTGGATCGCCGGGGGCCTGCTGAAGGGCGCGTCGGTCGATGCCGAGGTCGCCCGGATGGCGTCGCGGCTGGTCGGAGCGGTGCTGATCGGCCGAGATCGGCAAGAGGTTGCAGAGGCGTTATCGCGACACGCGCCGGATGTCCCCGTCCTGCAGGTTGTGACAGGCGAGGATGCTGATATGGATGCGACTGCTGTGGTCTTTGGGGCAGATGTGACAGAAGTGAAACAAACGGGTGACAATCTGGGCTCGGCGGTGATGAACGCGGCGGTGGCCGCGGCGCGTACGGTGGCGCAGCCCGGTGACACCGTCCTGCTGGCACCCGCGGGCGCATCGTTCGACCAATTCGCGGGTTACGCCGACCGCGGCGACGCATTCGCGGCCGCCGTCCGCGCGGCGCTCCGGTAG
- the ftsW gene encoding putative lipid II flippase FtsW, producing MGNALTRLLGRGKDATETPTAEPGPADDATDATEEAKSGQATSAEAKAEKKADKPQKAKKDKAVANEGGPHSRFGAWLGRPMTSFHLIIAVAGLLTTLGLIMVLSASGVRSYDADGSAWVIFGKQVLWTVIGLIACYASLRMSVRFIRRVAFTGYVVTVILLVLVLVPGIGNLANGSRKWFVIAGFSMQPSELAKIAFAIWGAHMLAARRLERASLRELLIPLVPAAVIALALIVAQPDLGQTVSLGIILLALLWYAGLPLRVFVTSLLAVFVAGAVLAMSAGYRSDRVRSWINPENDPQDTGYQARQAKFALAHGGIFGDGLGQGVAKWNYLPNAHNDFIFAIIGEELGFIGAFALLVLFGLFAYTGMRIARRSADPFLRLVTATTTMWVLGQAFINIGYVIGILPVTGIQLPLISAGGTSTAATLFMIGIMANAARHEPEAVAALRAGRDDKVNRILRLALPEPYSPTRVEAFRDRKRARPKSAEPPRKGAGASGRKAPRKADAPLRPALPRTGGRPARQTGGTARSRARHHGSGQRRVSQAAGQRQPRRARALEGQRYG from the coding sequence GTGGGTAACGCACTGACCCGGCTGCTGGGCCGGGGGAAAGACGCCACCGAAACCCCCACGGCCGAGCCGGGGCCGGCCGACGACGCCACCGACGCCACCGAAGAAGCCAAGTCCGGGCAAGCCACGTCCGCGGAAGCCAAGGCCGAGAAGAAGGCGGACAAGCCGCAAAAGGCCAAGAAGGACAAGGCCGTCGCCAACGAGGGCGGTCCGCACAGCCGGTTCGGCGCCTGGCTGGGCCGGCCCATGACGTCGTTTCACCTGATCATCGCCGTGGCCGGGCTGCTGACCACGCTCGGGCTGATCATGGTGCTCTCGGCGTCCGGCGTGCGGTCCTACGACGCCGACGGATCGGCCTGGGTGATCTTCGGCAAGCAGGTGCTGTGGACCGTGATCGGGCTCATCGCCTGCTACGCCTCGTTGCGGATGTCGGTGCGGTTCATCCGCCGCGTCGCGTTCACCGGCTACGTCGTCACGGTCATCCTGCTGGTGCTGGTGCTCGTTCCCGGTATCGGCAACCTGGCCAACGGGTCTCGCAAGTGGTTCGTGATCGCGGGCTTTTCCATGCAGCCCTCCGAGCTGGCCAAGATCGCCTTCGCCATCTGGGGCGCGCACATGCTGGCCGCCCGTCGCCTGGAGCGGGCGAGCCTGCGCGAACTGCTGATTCCGCTGGTGCCGGCCGCGGTGATCGCGCTGGCGCTGATCGTGGCGCAGCCCGACCTCGGGCAGACGGTGTCGCTGGGCATCATCCTGCTGGCCCTGCTGTGGTACGCGGGCCTGCCGCTGCGCGTGTTCGTCACCTCGTTGCTGGCCGTCTTTGTCGCCGGCGCCGTCCTGGCCATGTCGGCCGGCTACCGGTCGGACCGGGTGCGGTCCTGGATCAACCCCGAGAACGACCCGCAGGACACCGGCTACCAGGCCCGGCAGGCCAAATTCGCGCTCGCGCACGGCGGGATCTTCGGCGACGGCCTGGGCCAGGGCGTGGCCAAATGGAACTACCTGCCCAACGCGCACAACGACTTCATCTTCGCGATCATCGGCGAGGAGCTCGGATTCATCGGTGCCTTCGCGCTGCTGGTGCTGTTCGGGCTGTTCGCCTACACCGGTATGCGGATCGCCCGCCGCTCGGCGGACCCGTTCCTGCGGCTGGTGACCGCCACCACGACCATGTGGGTGCTGGGCCAGGCCTTCATCAACATCGGCTACGTCATCGGCATCCTCCCGGTCACCGGTATTCAGCTGCCGCTCATTTCCGCCGGTGGAACATCAACCGCGGCAACGCTATTCATGATCGGCATCATGGCCAACGCGGCTCGTCACGAACCCGAGGCGGTGGCCGCGCTGCGGGCCGGCCGCGACGACAAGGTGAACCGGATACTGCGGCTGGCGCTGCCTGAGCCCTACTCACCGACGCGCGTGGAGGCGTTCCGCGACCGCAAGCGTGCCCGCCCGAAGTCGGCCGAGCCGCCGCGCAAGGGCGCCGGCGCTTCCGGGCGGAAGGCACCCCGCAAGGCCGACGCACCGCTGCGGCCGGCGCTTCCGCGAACGGGCGGGCGGCCGGCTCGCCAGACTGGGGGTACCGCTCGATCACGCGCGAGGCATCATGGATCTGGCCAGCGCCGCGTCAGCCAGGCGGCCGGCCAGCGTCAGCCACGACGCGCTCGCGCACTGGAAGGTCAGCGTTACGGGTGA
- the murG gene encoding undecaprenyldiphospho-muramoylpentapeptide beta-N-acetylglucosaminyltransferase: MNDTVNKPTGGRGVNPSPAGAALSSFKPLSVVLAGGGTAGHVEPAMAVADALSALDPQVRITALGTARGLETRLVPERGYDLELITPVPLPRKPSGDLARLPSRVWRAVRETRAVLRAVDADVVIGFGGYVALPAYLAARGVSPRKPRVPVVIHEANASAGLANRVGARTAERVLSAVADCGLPRAEVVGVPVRETITSLDRAALRDEARRYFGFADDARVLLVFGGSQGAASLNRAVSGAAAGLAAAGVAVLHAHGPKNTLDLREPQPGDPPYVAVPYLDRMDLAYSAADLVICRSGAMTVAEVSAVGLPAIYVPLPIGNGEQRLNALPVVNAGGGMIVADADLTPELVAREVAGLVGDPPRLAAMTTAAARVGHPDAARQVAQAALDIARKAQLGRPSGRWTGGTR, from the coding sequence GTGAACGACACGGTCAACAAGCCGACCGGCGGGCGGGGGGTAAACCCTTCGCCCGCCGGTGCCGCGTTGTCGTCTTTTAAGCCACTGTCGGTGGTGCTCGCCGGCGGGGGAACCGCCGGTCACGTCGAGCCGGCAATGGCCGTCGCCGACGCGCTGAGCGCCCTCGACCCGCAGGTCAGGATCACCGCGCTGGGTACCGCCCGCGGGTTGGAGACCCGGCTGGTGCCCGAGCGCGGCTATGACCTCGAGCTGATCACGCCGGTGCCGCTGCCGCGCAAGCCCAGCGGCGACCTGGCCCGGCTGCCCTCGCGGGTGTGGCGGGCCGTCCGGGAAACCCGTGCGGTGCTCAGGGCGGTCGACGCCGACGTGGTGATCGGTTTCGGCGGGTACGTGGCGCTGCCGGCCTACCTGGCCGCTCGCGGTGTCTCGCCGCGCAAGCCACGGGTCCCGGTGGTGATCCACGAGGCCAATGCCAGCGCCGGGCTGGCCAACCGGGTGGGCGCCCGCACGGCCGAGCGGGTGCTGTCCGCGGTGGCCGACTGCGGGCTGCCGCGCGCCGAGGTGGTCGGGGTGCCGGTGCGCGAGACAATCACCTCGCTGGACCGTGCCGCGCTGCGCGACGAGGCGCGCCGCTACTTCGGTTTCGCCGACGACGCCCGGGTGTTGCTGGTGTTCGGGGGCTCGCAGGGCGCGGCCTCGCTGAACCGGGCCGTCTCCGGGGCGGCCGCCGGGCTGGCCGCCGCCGGCGTGGCCGTCCTGCACGCGCACGGCCCCAAGAACACCCTCGACCTGCGCGAACCCCAGCCGGGCGACCCGCCGTACGTGGCGGTGCCCTACCTCGACCGGATGGACCTGGCCTATTCGGCCGCCGACCTGGTGATCTGCCGGTCCGGTGCGATGACGGTCGCCGAGGTGTCGGCGGTGGGCCTGCCGGCCATCTACGTGCCACTGCCGATCGGCAACGGCGAGCAGCGGCTCAACGCCCTGCCGGTGGTCAACGCCGGCGGCGGCATGATCGTCGCCGACGCCGACCTGACGCCCGAGCTGGTGGCCCGGGAAGTGGCGGGGCTGGTGGGCGACCCGCCGCGCCTGGCGGCCATGACCACCGCCGCCGCGCGGGTCGGGCATCCCGACGCGGCGCGCCAGGTCGCCCAGGCGGCACTGGACATCGCCAGGAAGGCGCAACTGGGCCGCCCGAGCGGCCGGTGGACCGGGGGAACCCGGTGA
- the murC gene encoding UDP-N-acetylmuramate--L-alanine ligase codes for MNTEQLPPELQRVHMVGIGGAGMSGIARILLDRGGLVSGSDAKESRGIHALRARGAQINIGHDASSLDLLPGGATAVITTHAAIPKTNPELVEARRRGIPVILRPAVLAKLMAGRTTLMVTGTHGKTTTTSMLIVALQHCGRDPSFAVGGEMGEAGTNAHHGSGDCFVAEADESDGSLLEYTPNVAVVTNIETDHLDFYGSADAYVAVFDAFVERLAPGGALVVCVDDPGAEALARRTAELGIRVLRYGSAAPDGSPRAGDELAATLLSWQQQGTEAVAQIQLAPELDPEQHPRVMRLSVPGRHMALNAMGALLAAIEIGAPVDAVLDGLAGFEGVRRRFELVGSAATVRVFDDYAHHPTEIVATLAAVRTLLEQSGDGRSIAVFQPHLYSRTKAFAEEFGQALDAADEVFVLDVYGAREQPLAGVSGASVAEHVSVPVRYLPHFAAAAEQVAAAAGPGDVIVTMGAGDVTLLGPEIVTALRVRANRGAPGALR; via the coding sequence GTGAACACCGAGCAGCTGCCGCCCGAGCTGCAGCGGGTGCACATGGTCGGCATCGGCGGAGCCGGCATGTCGGGCATCGCCCGCATCCTGCTCGACCGCGGCGGCCTGGTATCCGGCTCGGATGCCAAGGAGTCCCGCGGCATTCACGCGCTGCGGGCCCGGGGCGCGCAGATCAATATCGGGCACGACGCGTCCTCGCTGGATCTGTTGCCCGGCGGTGCCACCGCGGTCATCACCACGCACGCCGCCATCCCGAAGACCAATCCCGAGCTCGTCGAGGCGCGGCGGCGCGGCATCCCGGTGATCCTGCGACCCGCCGTGCTGGCCAAGCTGATGGCCGGCCGCACCACGCTGATGGTCACCGGCACGCACGGCAAGACGACGACGACGTCGATGTTGATCGTCGCGCTGCAGCATTGCGGGCGCGACCCGTCGTTCGCGGTCGGCGGCGAGATGGGTGAGGCCGGCACCAACGCCCACCACGGCAGCGGCGACTGCTTCGTCGCGGAGGCCGACGAAAGCGACGGCTCGCTGCTGGAGTACACCCCCAACGTCGCCGTGGTCACCAATATCGAGACCGATCACCTGGACTTCTACGGCAGCGCCGACGCCTATGTCGCGGTGTTCGACGCCTTCGTGGAGCGGCTGGCGCCCGGCGGGGCGCTGGTGGTGTGCGTCGACGACCCGGGGGCCGAGGCGCTGGCACGGCGCACGGCCGAGCTGGGCATCCGGGTGCTGCGCTACGGATCCGCGGCGCCGGACGGGTCCCCGCGCGCCGGCGACGAACTCGCCGCGACGTTGTTGTCGTGGCAACAACAGGGCACCGAGGCCGTCGCGCAAATCCAGCTGGCCCCCGAACTGGACCCGGAGCAGCACCCGCGGGTGATGCGGTTGTCGGTGCCCGGCCGCCATATGGCGCTCAACGCGATGGGCGCGCTGCTGGCGGCGATCGAGATCGGCGCCCCGGTCGATGCGGTGCTGGACGGCCTGGCCGGCTTCGAGGGCGTGCGCCGCCGGTTCGAACTGGTCGGCAGCGCGGCCACGGTGCGGGTGTTCGACGACTACGCCCACCACCCCACGGAGATCGTCGCCACGCTGGCGGCGGTCCGCACCCTGCTCGAACAGAGCGGTGACGGCCGCAGCATCGCGGTGTTTCAGCCCCATTTGTATTCGCGGACAAAGGCTTTCGCCGAGGAGTTCGGGCAGGCGCTGGACGCTGCGGACGAGGTTTTCGTTCTCGACGTCTACGGCGCCCGCGAACAACCGCTGGCCGGTGTCAGCGGGGCCAGCGTCGCCGAGCACGTCAGCGTGCCGGTGCGCTACCTCCCACACTTCGCCGCGGCCGCCGAGCAGGTGGCGGCCGCCGCCGGGCCCGGCGACGTCATCGTCACCATGGGGGCCGGCGACGTGACCCTGCTGGGGCCGGAGATCGTCACGGCGTTGCGGGTGCGCGCCAATCGCGGCGCCCCCGGGGCGTTGCGATGA
- a CDS encoding cell division protein FtsQ/DivIB — protein sequence MTEPDHPVPANAVGEPAQGRPAGDADDDAGDNAVTEPLAAGTGGGRRGADAGDGEEADQAEVEGPRRRARRERAERRAAQARATAIEEARREAKRRAGGRLANEPKPVARGVVRGLKMLLITILLVIVGIGLALILYFTPAMSARNIVVVGTGVVTRDEVLDAARVRIGTPLLQINTNQVADRVAAIRRVASARVQRQYPSALRITIVERIPVAVKDFPDGPHLFDRDGVDFATGPPPPALPYLDVADPGPNDPATKAALQVLTALRPEVAGQVGRIAAPSVASITLTLGDGRVVIWGTTDRTDEKAEKLAALLTQPGKTYDVSSPDLPTVK from the coding sequence ATGACGGAGCCGGACCACCCCGTCCCGGCCAACGCAGTGGGCGAACCGGCGCAGGGTCGGCCTGCCGGCGACGCTGACGACGACGCCGGCGACAACGCGGTCACCGAACCGCTCGCCGCCGGAACGGGTGGGGGCCGCCGGGGTGCCGACGCGGGAGACGGTGAGGAGGCCGACCAGGCCGAGGTCGAGGGGCCCCGCCGGCGCGCCCGCCGGGAGCGGGCCGAGCGCCGCGCCGCGCAGGCCCGGGCCACCGCCATCGAAGAGGCCCGCCGTGAGGCGAAGCGCCGCGCCGGGGGACGGCTGGCCAACGAGCCCAAACCCGTTGCGCGGGGCGTGGTTCGGGGCCTGAAGATGCTGCTGATAACGATCCTGCTGGTGATCGTCGGCATCGGGCTGGCCCTGATCCTCTACTTCACCCCCGCGATGTCGGCCCGCAACATCGTCGTCGTGGGCACCGGCGTGGTGACCCGGGACGAGGTGCTGGACGCGGCCCGGGTCCGGATCGGGACGCCGCTGCTGCAGATCAACACCAACCAGGTCGCCGACCGGGTGGCGGCGATCCGGCGAGTGGCCAGCGCGCGGGTGCAGCGCCAGTATCCGTCGGCGCTGCGGATCACCATCGTTGAGCGAATCCCGGTGGCGGTCAAGGACTTTCCCGATGGCCCGCATCTCTTCGACCGCGACGGCGTGGACTTCGCGACCGGGCCGCCGCCGCCGGCGCTGCCGTACCTCGACGTCGCCGATCCCGGGCCGAACGACCCGGCGACCAAGGCCGCCCTGCAGGTGCTGACCGCGCTGCGTCCCGAGGTCGCAGGCCAGGTCGGCCGTATCGCCGCCCCGTCGGTGGCCTCGATCACCCTGACGCTCGGCGACGGCCGGGTGGTGATCTGGGGGACCACCGACCGCACCGACGAGAAGGCCGAGAAGCTGGCGGCACTGCTGACCCAGCCCGGCAAGACCTACGACGTGTCCAGCCCGGACCTGCCGACGGTCAAGTAG
- the ftsZ gene encoding cell division protein FtsZ — protein sequence MTPPHNYLAVIKVVGIGGGGVNAVNRMIEQGLKGVEFIAINTDAQALLMSDADVKLDVGRESTRGLGAGADPEVGRKAAEDAKDEIEELLRGADMVFVTAGEGGGTGTGGAPVVASIARKLGALTVGVVTRPFSFEGKRRGNQAETGISSLRESCDTLIVIPNDRLLQMGDAAVSLMDAFRSADEVLLNGVQGITDLITTPGLINVDFADVKGIMSGAGTALMGIGSARGEGRSLKAAEIAINSPLLEASMEGAHGVLMSIAGGSDLGLFEINEAASLVQDAAHQDANIIFGTVIDDSLGDEVRVTVIAAGFDAAGAGRKPVIGGSAADKEEKGGAHRIESAKAGKLTSTLFEPVDAVSVPVHTNGSTLNIGGDDDDVDVPPFMRR from the coding sequence ATGACCCCCCCGCATAACTACCTGGCCGTGATCAAGGTCGTGGGTATCGGTGGCGGCGGCGTCAACGCCGTCAACCGGATGATCGAACAAGGCCTCAAAGGCGTGGAGTTCATCGCGATCAACACCGACGCGCAGGCGCTGTTGATGAGCGATGCCGACGTCAAACTCGACGTGGGGCGCGAGTCCACGCGTGGCCTGGGGGCCGGGGCGGACCCGGAGGTCGGCCGCAAGGCCGCCGAGGACGCCAAGGACGAGATCGAAGAGCTGCTCCGCGGCGCAGACATGGTGTTCGTCACCGCCGGCGAGGGCGGCGGTACCGGCACCGGCGGGGCGCCCGTCGTCGCCAGCATCGCGCGCAAGCTCGGAGCGCTGACCGTCGGCGTGGTCACCCGGCCGTTCTCGTTCGAGGGCAAGCGGCGCGGCAACCAGGCCGAGACCGGCATCTCGTCGCTGCGCGAGAGCTGCGACACCCTGATCGTGATCCCCAACGACCGGCTGCTGCAGATGGGCGACGCCGCGGTATCGCTGATGGACGCCTTCCGCAGCGCCGACGAGGTGCTGCTCAACGGTGTGCAGGGCATCACCGACCTGATCACCACCCCGGGCCTGATCAACGTGGACTTCGCCGACGTCAAGGGCATCATGTCCGGGGCGGGCACGGCCCTGATGGGTATCGGTTCGGCCCGCGGCGAGGGCCGCTCGCTCAAGGCCGCCGAGATCGCCATCAACTCGCCGCTGCTGGAAGCCTCGATGGAGGGCGCCCACGGCGTGCTGATGTCGATCGCCGGAGGCAGCGACCTGGGCCTGTTCGAGATCAACGAGGCGGCCTCGCTGGTGCAGGACGCCGCCCACCAGGACGCCAATATCATCTTCGGCACCGTGATCGACGACTCGCTGGGTGACGAGGTGCGCGTCACCGTCATCGCCGCGGGCTTCGACGCCGCGGGCGCCGGCCGCAAACCCGTGATCGGTGGCAGTGCCGCCGATAAAGAGGAAAAGGGCGGGGCGCACCGGATCGAGTCGGCGAAGGCGGGCAAGCTCACCTCGACGTTGTTCGAACCGGTCGACGCGGTGAGCGTGCCGGTGCACACCAACGGCTCGACCTTGAATATTGGCGGCGATGACGATGACGTCGACGTGCCGCCGTTCATGCGCCGCTGA